The sequence below is a genomic window from Cloacibacillus sp..
AAGAGCTTCTATCTGTGCACGTGTCTTTCTGGCCGTTTCCAGATCGCCGGAAGTAACCGCGTCGTTTGCGACTTTCATAAGTCCGTCGCGCTGGGTCTTGTACTCATCTTTTTTCATAATAAAAGATTCCTCCTTTAAATTTTCTTAAGGTCAAGCATTCGGATTCGTTCTCTTTCAAGAGCAAGTCCGACTGCATTTCTAAGTGATTGAGGCGCGTGGTCCAGATAAGGACCCTGATAGACGGCTGCAGGTTCCGCAATAGCTTCTGCGACCGTGATATTGAAATACTTTGCTGCCTCTTCCGCGGAAAGCCACGTTTCGGCTGAATAAAGCTCCTTCACAGCGTCAATGCTTACTTCCTGCTTAAGCGCTTTTTCGTAAACCGAAAGAATAGCGTTATCGCAGGATTCAAGGATTTCAGCGTACTTCCTCAATTCGCCGGAATTGCCGCCAGCATAAGCCGAGGCTGGATGGATCATGAGAAAAGTATTCCGCGGCATAATAAGTTCATCGCCGCAGAGAGCTATGACAGAAGCGGAGGAGGCGGCAACTCCATCAACATGACATATCTTGCGGCCGACGTGCCTTCGCAGCATATTGACGATGGCCATTGCAGCGAACACCGCGCCGCCCGGGCTGTTAATATAGATATTCAGCGTCTTGCCGGTGACACCATTCAGAAAGTTTCTAATGTTCTCGGGGTACTGGTCCGCATTGTCCCAAGCCCCTAACCATGAAGAAACTATCGAGCCGTAGAAATAGAGGTCTGCCGATGTCGACGAAACATTTTTTATTTCAAGCATCTTGTCGAGCTCGTTTTTCATTCGCTGTTACCTCCTTTCTGTACGGGTTCAGTGTCAAGTCGCCTTATCGCCTTGTCGCCGCCCTCGATAGGCGGAAGATTAAGCACGCGGCGCCATTCGTTTGGTGTCATTGCTCCGCGGTCAACCATAGCCTGCAAGGCGAGCTTTGTGCTCATTGATGCGTATTGCAGGTTTGTAGACGCGAATATTATCTTGTTGCCAAAACCGCGTTCGCGGCGGCTGAAAATCTTCCTGGAAAATTCGTTGCTCATCTGAAGAGATACCGGCTCAATTACAGATTCGTAATAGGCGTTCCATT
It includes:
- a CDS encoding Clp protease ClpP, which translates into the protein MKNELDKMLEIKNVSSTSADLYFYGSIVSSWLGAWDNADQYPENIRNFLNGVTGKTLNIYINSPGGAVFAAMAIVNMLRRHVGRKICHVDGVAASSASVIALCGDELIMPRNTFLMIHPASAYAGGNSGELRKYAEILESCDNAILSVYEKALKQEVSIDAVKELYSAETWLSAEEAAKYFNITVAEAIAEPAAVYQGPYLDHAPQSLRNAVGLALERERIRMLDLKKI